From a single Nocardioides sp. dk884 genomic region:
- a CDS encoding phosphatase PAP2 family protein yields MYRRSYALLVVLAVVMGAWAVVTSVALDRPLIDPEGSFLGPSWLRLPLLLGGALLLDLVPRTIWVSKGKPAQMPAIFRERWRTHWTRERLTLVGVGIVCFYVIYVCYRNLKSFLPEVNSAMYDRELHMLDRVLFFGHEPGPVLHEVLGTFFTAHFLSTIYLWFIPLVAILVTVWLVWSRNISFGWWFVTSQGIIWALGTVTYYLLPTIGPGLEYPFLYTDLTHTGTTDLMNSLVNARQGVRWGTGEAQGVAGFASLHTGVTLLWALMIQYTVRNKALRIIAWANFAVTVVATIYFGWHYVADVAGGVVIALIAFWLGGLATGQKFERGGLRSHPITTTSAVPVGRH; encoded by the coding sequence GTGTATCGCCGTTCCTATGCCCTCCTCGTCGTGCTCGCCGTCGTCATGGGCGCCTGGGCGGTGGTCACCTCGGTGGCGCTGGACCGGCCGCTCATCGACCCTGAGGGCAGCTTCCTCGGCCCCTCCTGGCTGCGGCTGCCGCTGCTGCTCGGCGGCGCGCTCCTGCTCGACCTCGTGCCGCGCACGATCTGGGTCTCCAAGGGCAAGCCCGCCCAGATGCCCGCGATCTTCCGCGAGCGCTGGCGCACCCACTGGACCCGCGAACGGCTCACGCTGGTCGGCGTCGGCATCGTGTGCTTCTACGTGATCTACGTCTGCTACCGCAACCTGAAGTCGTTCCTGCCCGAGGTGAACTCGGCGATGTACGACCGCGAGCTGCACATGCTGGACCGGGTGCTGTTCTTCGGCCACGAGCCCGGGCCGGTCCTCCACGAGGTGCTCGGCACCTTCTTCACGGCGCACTTCCTGTCCACGATCTACCTGTGGTTCATCCCGCTGGTCGCGATCCTCGTGACCGTGTGGCTGGTGTGGTCGCGCAACATCTCCTTCGGGTGGTGGTTCGTGACCTCCCAGGGCATCATCTGGGCGCTCGGCACCGTCACCTACTACCTGCTGCCCACCATCGGGCCGGGCCTGGAGTACCCGTTCCTCTACACCGACCTCACCCACACCGGCACCACCGACCTGATGAACTCGCTGGTCAACGCGCGCCAGGGCGTGCGCTGGGGGACGGGCGAGGCCCAAGGCGTCGCCGGCTTCGCCAGCCTGCACACCGGCGTCACGCTGCTGTGGGCGCTGATGATCCAGTACACCGTGCGCAACAAGGCGCTGCGCATCATCGCCTGGGCCAACTTCGCGGTCACCGTGGTCGCGACGATCTACTTCGGCTGGCACTACGTCGCCGACGTCGCCGGCGGCGTCGTGATCGCGCTGATCGCCTTCTGGCTCGGCGGCCTCGCCACCGGTCAGAAGTTCGAGCGCGGCGGCCTGCGGTCGCACCCGATCACGACGACCTCCGCGGTCCCCGTGGGCCGGCACTGA
- a CDS encoding C40 family peptidase produces MARGPRRALPASLVATGLAGALALGCLSGSTAALADEEVPSRAEVARAEDAALDRAGELAATRARLALADARLRASAEEAAQAAEAYNGARWAAAEARRELRASQRSATRAGELGERQRRVYADAMVASYQLAPELSALAALTESDGITSVLETTTVVGNAQEALEQRAEAYRAAATVAEVSADQAAQAADQARESAEQARAARDAAAGAARAAADEAAAIAAEKADLVADLARLEGISVVLAERRQSDLERRAAETAAAAVEAEVQAADQQAPHPGPVAAPAPDPAPVTPPSTPTQPSTPSAPTQPSAPVPPTPQPAPAPPVASGAAAAVAFARAQLGEPYRWAAAGPDAWDCSGLTSGAWAAGGKPLPHYSVAQYEQSTPIGAGDLRPGDLVFWGSTSSPSSIFHVALYVGDGRIVHAPRTGRPVTEESMYYWTPPTFYARP; encoded by the coding sequence GTGGCCCGCGGGCCGCGTCGGGCGCTGCCGGCCTCGCTCGTGGCGACAGGTCTCGCCGGCGCGCTCGCGCTCGGCTGCCTGAGCGGCAGCACCGCTGCACTCGCCGACGAGGAGGTCCCCTCGCGCGCCGAGGTGGCCCGGGCGGAGGACGCCGCGCTGGACCGCGCCGGCGAGCTGGCCGCGACGCGAGCCCGGCTGGCCCTCGCCGACGCCCGGCTCCGGGCGAGCGCGGAGGAGGCCGCGCAGGCCGCCGAGGCCTACAACGGCGCCCGGTGGGCGGCCGCCGAGGCGCGCCGCGAGCTGCGCGCGTCCCAGCGATCCGCCACCCGCGCCGGCGAGCTCGGCGAGCGTCAGCGTCGCGTGTACGCCGACGCGATGGTCGCCTCCTACCAGCTGGCACCCGAGCTGAGCGCCCTCGCGGCGCTCACCGAGTCCGACGGCATCACCTCGGTGCTGGAGACCACCACTGTCGTCGGCAACGCCCAGGAGGCGCTCGAGCAGCGCGCCGAGGCCTACCGTGCGGCGGCGACCGTCGCCGAGGTCAGCGCCGATCAGGCGGCGCAGGCCGCGGATCAGGCCCGGGAGAGCGCCGAGCAGGCGCGCGCGGCACGCGACGCCGCCGCCGGGGCCGCCCGCGCCGCCGCGGACGAGGCCGCCGCGATCGCGGCCGAGAAGGCCGACCTGGTCGCCGACCTGGCCCGTCTCGAGGGGATCAGCGTCGTCCTCGCCGAGCGCCGCCAGTCCGACCTGGAGCGCCGCGCCGCCGAGACCGCCGCCGCGGCCGTCGAGGCCGAGGTCCAGGCCGCCGACCAGCAGGCCCCCCATCCCGGCCCCGTCGCCGCTCCGGCCCCGGACCCCGCCCCGGTGACCCCGCCGAGCACACCGACCCAGCCGAGCACACCGAGCGCGCCGACCCAGCCGAGCGCGCCGGTGCCCCCGACCCCCCAGCCCGCCCCGGCGCCGCCGGTGGCCTCGGGCGCCGCTGCCGCCGTGGCCTTCGCACGCGCCCAGCTCGGGGAGCCGTACCGCTGGGCCGCCGCCGGGCCGGACGCGTGGGACTGCTCCGGACTCACCTCCGGCGCCTGGGCGGCCGGCGGGAAGCCGCTGCCGCACTACTCGGTCGCGCAGTACGAGCAGTCGACCCCGATCGGGGCCGGTGACCTGCGCCCCGGTGACCTGGTCTTCTGGGGCTCCACCTCCAGCCCGTCGTCGATCTTCCACGTCGCGCTGTACGTCGGCGACGGGCGCATCGTGCACGCCCCCCGCACGGGCCGTCCGGTGACCGAGGAGTCGATGTACTACTGGACGCCGCCCACCTTCTACGCGCGTCCCTGA
- the tilS gene encoding tRNA lysidine(34) synthetase TilS, with amino-acid sequence MGLHPSVAAVRRAVRRGTDDLEAGTPVLVACSGGPDSMALLAATVFEGHRAGLRVVGASVDHGLQAGSAEVTARVVQQMARLGADETISARVQVEGAGLGPEAAARRARYTVLEQMASHVGAAAVLLGHTRDDQAETVLLGLARGSGGRSLAGMRRRFDRYRRPLLDVTRDDTVTACQVEGIEVWHDPHNDDPGYARVRVRRAVLPVLEEHLGPGVAATLARTADQLRVDMDLLDDLAERAYADVAPDDPAAGLPVDGLAALPDAVRRRVLRLAALAAGSPPSELFHDHVLALDALVTGWRGQKWVDLPGHVRGTRSAGVLRVAAHRRGDGPADTAQA; translated from the coding sequence GTGGGCCTGCACCCCTCCGTCGCCGCGGTGCGCCGCGCCGTACGACGCGGCACCGACGACCTCGAGGCCGGCACGCCCGTCCTGGTCGCCTGCTCCGGCGGCCCGGACTCGATGGCACTGCTCGCCGCGACGGTCTTCGAGGGCCACCGGGCCGGGCTGCGCGTCGTCGGCGCGAGCGTCGACCACGGGCTGCAGGCCGGCTCCGCGGAGGTCACCGCCCGGGTCGTGCAGCAGATGGCGCGGCTCGGCGCCGACGAGACGATCTCCGCGCGCGTGCAGGTCGAGGGCGCCGGGCTCGGCCCGGAGGCCGCCGCCCGGCGGGCGCGCTATACGGTGCTCGAGCAGATGGCCAGCCACGTCGGCGCGGCGGCGGTGCTGCTCGGGCACACCCGCGACGACCAGGCCGAGACCGTGCTGCTGGGGCTCGCCCGTGGCTCGGGAGGGCGCTCGCTCGCCGGGATGCGCCGGCGCTTCGATCGCTACCGGCGCCCGCTGCTCGACGTCACCCGCGACGACACCGTGACCGCCTGCCAGGTCGAGGGGATCGAGGTCTGGCACGACCCCCACAACGACGACCCGGGCTATGCGCGGGTGCGGGTGCGGCGGGCGGTGCTGCCGGTGCTCGAGGAGCACCTCGGCCCCGGTGTGGCGGCGACCCTGGCCCGCACCGCGGACCAGCTGCGCGTCGACATGGACCTGCTCGACGACCTCGCCGAGCGTGCGTACGCCGACGTCGCGCCCGACGACCCCGCCGCCGGGCTGCCGGTGGACGGCCTGGCTGCGCTGCCCGACGCCGTACGACGCCGGGTGCTGCGGCTGGCGGCACTCGCCGCCGGCTCGCCGCCCTCGGAGCTGTTCCACGACCACGTGCTGGCGCTGGACGCGCTCGTCACCGGCTGGCGGGGGCAGAAGTGGGTCGACCTGCCGGGCCACGTGCGAGGGACGCGCTCGGCCGGGGTGCTGCGGGTGGCGGCCCACCGCCGCGGCGACGGCCCGGCGGACACCGCTCAGGCCTGA
- a CDS encoding inorganic diphosphatase — MLEFDVLVEIPKGERNKYEVDHESGRLRLDRTLFTSTQYPADYGYIEETLGQDGDPLDALVLLQQPTFPGCLIRCRAIGMFRMTDEAGGDDKVLCVPAADPRLEHLRDISHVSRFDRLEIQHFFEVYKDLEPGKSVEGAEWVGRAEAEAEVLASFERAKETGGH, encoded by the coding sequence GTGCTCGAGTTCGACGTGCTGGTGGAGATCCCCAAGGGCGAGCGGAACAAGTACGAGGTGGACCACGAGTCCGGCCGGCTGCGCCTGGACCGCACGCTCTTCACGTCGACGCAGTACCCGGCCGACTACGGCTACATCGAGGAGACCCTCGGCCAGGACGGCGACCCGCTCGACGCCCTCGTGCTGCTGCAGCAGCCGACCTTCCCGGGCTGCCTGATCCGCTGCCGCGCGATCGGCATGTTCCGCATGACCGACGAGGCCGGCGGCGACGACAAGGTCCTCTGCGTCCCGGCGGCCGACCCGCGCCTGGAGCACCTGCGCGACATCAGCCACGTCTCCCGCTTCGACCGCCTGGAGATCCAGCACTTCTTCGAGGTCTACAAGGACCTCGAGCCCGGCAAGTCCGTCGAGGGCGCCGAGTGGGTCGGCCGCGCCGAGGCCGAGGCCGAGGTCCTCGCCTCCTTCGAGCGTGCGAAGGAGACCGGCGGCCACTGA
- the dacB gene encoding D-alanyl-D-alanine carboxypeptidase/D-alanyl-D-alanine-endopeptidase codes for MPRRDRRHGGAPEAGRAATWLVLLLVLVLGVGGVATYRFQVADDLLDDWLGPREAASPAEVAPPDGIELGAVEQPSPLARPAVAGQLDPRAVRRVLEPELRDEDLGPHVLAAVAPIAGGAPVVVRRGSATAIPASTTKLLTSLAALAALDPDTGFETRVLQQPDNGSGPARITLVGGGDPLLASRPVEATGEGEETRWPPRADVVTLAKETAAALAVEGRPAVRVSYDDFLFTGPSASTGWEPGYVPDGVVAPIGALWVDGGRPENGFGRVADPARAAADEFVAALRRAGVRVLGEPEHRRAGADAAPLASVTGPTLRQLVEHLLLVSDNETTEVVLRHVGLAVAGTGSFEAGTAAVLEVLADLGVPTTGARIFDGSGLSRENRLRPETLLGVLRVAATHPREDLASLLSGLPVAAFSGSLTDRFDTGAPEGRGRVRAKTGTLTNVSSLAGTVTTLDGVPVVFVLMTDKVAVEDTLEARDALDEAAAALGACRCAGSS; via the coding sequence GTGCCTCGACGTGACCGACGCCACGGCGGCGCGCCCGAAGCGGGCCGGGCTGCGACCTGGCTCGTGCTGCTCCTCGTGCTGGTTCTCGGGGTCGGCGGTGTGGCCACCTACCGCTTCCAGGTCGCCGACGACCTGCTCGACGACTGGCTCGGCCCGCGCGAGGCAGCCTCGCCCGCCGAGGTCGCCCCGCCCGACGGGATCGAGCTCGGGGCGGTGGAGCAGCCCTCGCCGCTGGCGCGCCCGGCGGTGGCCGGTCAGCTGGATCCCCGCGCCGTACGCCGCGTCCTCGAGCCGGAGCTGCGCGATGAGGACCTCGGCCCGCACGTCCTCGCCGCGGTCGCGCCGATCGCCGGCGGTGCCCCGGTCGTCGTACGACGGGGGAGCGCGACAGCGATCCCGGCGTCGACCACCAAGCTGCTGACCTCGCTGGCCGCGCTCGCGGCGCTCGACCCCGACACGGGCTTCGAGACCCGCGTGCTGCAGCAGCCCGACAACGGCTCCGGCCCGGCCCGGATCACCCTGGTCGGCGGCGGCGACCCGCTGCTCGCCTCGCGCCCCGTCGAGGCGACCGGCGAGGGCGAGGAGACCCGCTGGCCGCCCCGCGCCGACGTGGTGACGCTGGCCAAGGAGACCGCGGCGGCGCTGGCCGTCGAGGGCCGCCCCGCGGTGCGGGTCTCCTACGACGACTTCCTGTTCACCGGCCCGAGCGCCAGCACCGGCTGGGAGCCCGGCTACGTGCCCGACGGGGTGGTCGCCCCGATCGGCGCGCTGTGGGTCGACGGCGGGCGTCCGGAGAACGGGTTCGGTCGGGTCGCCGACCCGGCCCGTGCGGCCGCGGACGAGTTCGTCGCGGCGCTGCGCCGCGCCGGGGTGCGGGTGCTCGGCGAGCCCGAGCACCGCCGTGCGGGAGCCGACGCGGCCCCGCTCGCCTCGGTCACCGGGCCGACCCTGCGCCAGCTGGTCGAGCACCTGCTGCTGGTCAGCGACAACGAGACCACCGAGGTGGTGCTGCGCCACGTCGGCCTCGCGGTGGCCGGGACGGGCAGCTTCGAGGCCGGCACCGCCGCCGTGCTCGAGGTCCTCGCCGACCTCGGCGTGCCCACCACCGGGGCGAGGATCTTCGACGGCAGCGGGCTCTCGCGGGAGAACCGGCTGCGCCCCGAGACGCTGCTCGGGGTGCTGCGGGTCGCGGCGACGCACCCGCGCGAGGACCTCGCCTCGCTGCTGTCCGGGCTGCCGGTGGCGGCGTTCTCGGGCTCGCTGACCGACCGCTTCGACACCGGCGCCCCCGAGGGGCGCGGACGGGTGCGCGCCAAGACCGGCACCCTCACCAACGTCAGCAGCCTGGCCGGCACCGTCACCACGCTCGACGGGGTCCCGGTGGTCTTCGTGCTGATGACCGACAAGGTCGCGGTCGAGGACACTCTCGAGGCCCGCGACGCCCTCGACGAGGCCGCCGCGGCGCTCGGCGCGTGCCGCTGCGCGGGCTCGTCGTGA
- a CDS encoding zinc-dependent metalloprotease, producing the protein MTQQLPPAPEMIDWGFAVKVGSRIAGDGPQVGRESAAATVAELREGARRSTDLVREFTGLDAPDDTAPVLVVDRPGWVQANADGFRAVLAPIVDQLSAKRPPSGLALTLGSKVTGAEVGSLLGFLSSRVLGQFDPFHDPHGRLLLVAPNIVHVEQAIDADPRDFRLWVCLHEETHRVQFTAVPWMREHLFSEIGAIADTIDSTELVETGLQRVVEALRGGGRGSLMDVLGSPAQREIVDRVTGVMSLLEGHADVVMDGVGPTVIPSVARIRASFDQRRQGVGALDRLLRRLLGLDAKMAQYRDGARFVRHVVGTAGMEQFNAVWEGPANLPTTAEIHDPDAWLRRVL; encoded by the coding sequence ATGACTCAGCAGCTCCCACCCGCCCCCGAGATGATCGACTGGGGCTTCGCGGTCAAGGTCGGCTCCCGCATCGCCGGCGACGGCCCGCAGGTCGGCCGCGAGTCCGCCGCGGCGACCGTCGCTGAGCTGCGCGAGGGCGCGCGGCGCTCCACCGACCTGGTCCGCGAGTTCACCGGCCTGGACGCACCCGACGACACCGCGCCGGTGCTCGTGGTCGACCGGCCCGGCTGGGTGCAGGCCAACGCCGACGGCTTCCGGGCCGTCCTGGCGCCGATCGTGGACCAGCTGAGCGCCAAGCGTCCGCCCTCCGGCCTGGCGCTCACCCTCGGCTCCAAGGTGACCGGCGCCGAGGTCGGCTCGCTGCTCGGGTTCCTCTCCTCGCGGGTGCTGGGCCAGTTCGACCCCTTCCACGACCCGCACGGCCGGCTGCTGCTGGTCGCGCCCAACATCGTCCACGTCGAGCAGGCCATCGACGCCGACCCGCGCGACTTCCGGCTCTGGGTGTGCCTGCACGAGGAGACCCACCGCGTGCAGTTCACCGCGGTGCCGTGGATGCGCGAGCACCTGTTCTCCGAGATCGGTGCCATCGCCGACACCATCGACTCCACCGAGCTGGTCGAGACGGGGCTGCAGCGCGTCGTCGAGGCACTGCGCGGCGGCGGCCGCGGCAGCCTCATGGACGTGCTCGGCTCCCCGGCCCAGCGCGAGATCGTGGACCGCGTCACCGGCGTCATGTCGCTGCTGGAGGGCCACGCCGACGTCGTGATGGACGGCGTCGGCCCCACGGTGATCCCCAGCGTCGCGCGCATCCGCGCCTCCTTCGACCAGCGCCGCCAGGGTGTCGGCGCCCTCGACCGGCTGCTGCGCCGCCTGCTCGGGCTGGACGCCAAGATGGCGCAGTACCGTGACGGCGCGCGTTTCGTGCGCCACGTGGTCGGCACCGCGGGCATGGAGCAGTTCAACGCCGTCTGGGAGGGCCCGGCCAACCTGCCCACCACCGCGGAGATCCACGACCCCGACGCCTGGCTGCGCCGGGTCCTCTGA
- a CDS encoding LppM family (lipo)protein, with amino-acid sequence MHRSGPDGPGRTRPRACRREPRRELRSRTEEGNHLHRLLPATAVAATALLTLTGCFRIDLDLVVDPDDVVSGTIVTAVDTEALEELRTMFADLKDAFPESGAGGKNGDEVSFTELPLAGLTEALSDEDGEETLEITRDGDTYRVAMTLDLSDAAGEDAVEEMDPAALGMREPEGRVSITLPGRIVEANGETTSTP; translated from the coding sequence GTGCACCGCAGTGGTCCAGATGGGCCAGGGCGCACCCGACCCCGTGCGTGTCGGCGCGAGCCCCGCCGGGAACTCCGCTCTCGTACCGAGGAAGGCAACCACCTGCACCGTCTCCTGCCCGCCACCGCCGTCGCCGCCACCGCCCTGCTCACCCTCACCGGCTGCTTCCGCATCGACCTCGACCTCGTGGTCGACCCCGACGACGTGGTCTCGGGCACGATCGTGACCGCCGTCGACACCGAGGCGCTCGAGGAGCTTCGCACGATGTTCGCCGACCTGAAGGACGCCTTCCCCGAGAGCGGGGCCGGCGGGAAGAACGGCGACGAGGTCTCCTTCACCGAGCTGCCGCTGGCCGGCCTCACCGAGGCGCTCAGCGACGAGGACGGCGAGGAGACCCTGGAGATCACCCGTGACGGCGACACCTACCGGGTGGCGATGACCCTCGACCTGAGCGACGCCGCAGGCGAGGACGCGGTCGAGGAGATGGACCCCGCGGCGCTGGGGATGCGCGAGCCGGAGGGGCGGGTCAGCATCACCCTGCCCGGGCGGATCGTCGAGGCCAACGGCGAGACGACGAGCACACCGTGA
- a CDS encoding acyl-CoA dehydrogenase has translation MSADTVHPSAVSPSAVPHVPEVPTGPVPSAVPGATEADTRRSPSVDVGALTALLDGRYAEVRDLVRTNLETFSSVLEDAETMDHHAFRERVKDVVLEMAATGQTGMGFPEEYGGGGDIGASVAAFETLAYGDLSVLVKVGVQFGLFGGAILQLGTREHHDRYLADLVRGDLLGCFAMTETGHGSNVQALGTRATYDPATQEFVITTPDDSARKDYIGNAARHARVAVVFAQLEVGGSSEGVHAFVVPLRDAHGACLPGIRIEDDGLKMGLNGVDNGRIWFDDVRVPRAALLNRFADVTPEGVYESAIESPGRRFFTMLGTLIQGRVCVGGAGINAAKVALTIAVKHALRRRQFEASSDGPEELLLDYGLHQRRLLPLLARTYAMHFAQEVVAGQLHDVTSGLVTDEHVKRELEARAAGTKALGTWHATRTIQECREACGGAGYLAINRFAALKADTDVFTTFEGDNHVLLQLVAKGLLTDYASEFEDMDQLGLVRFVAGLAVETVVEKTRVHQLLERIKDVLPGGDEWDQEAGILDSDYQLAMFRFREEHMISGAARRLKRGIDDGMAPGAVFSRVQDHVIGAARAHVERLVLEAFVDKVRAMPECEEKIAMGLLCDLHALSVLEADRAWFMEHGRLSVARSKAITREIGSLCRRVRPLAEDLVDAFAIPPAMLRSPDLVG, from the coding sequence ATGTCCGCCGACACCGTGCACCCCTCCGCCGTGTCCCCGTCCGCCGTCCCCCACGTCCCCGAGGTCCCCACCGGACCGGTCCCGAGCGCCGTCCCCGGGGCGACCGAGGCCGACACCCGGCGCAGCCCCTCCGTCGACGTCGGGGCGCTGACCGCCCTGCTCGACGGGCGCTACGCCGAGGTCCGCGACCTGGTCCGCACCAACCTGGAGACCTTCTCCAGCGTCCTCGAGGACGCCGAGACCATGGACCACCACGCGTTCCGCGAGCGCGTCAAGGACGTCGTGCTGGAGATGGCCGCCACCGGCCAGACCGGCATGGGCTTCCCCGAGGAGTACGGCGGGGGCGGTGACATCGGCGCCTCGGTGGCCGCCTTCGAGACCCTCGCGTACGGCGACCTCTCGGTGCTGGTGAAGGTCGGGGTGCAGTTCGGCCTCTTCGGTGGCGCGATCCTCCAGCTCGGCACTCGCGAGCACCACGACCGCTACCTCGCCGACCTGGTCCGCGGCGACCTGCTCGGCTGCTTCGCGATGACCGAGACCGGGCACGGCTCCAACGTGCAGGCGCTCGGCACCCGCGCGACGTACGACCCTGCGACGCAGGAGTTCGTGATCACCACCCCCGACGACAGCGCCCGCAAGGACTACATCGGCAACGCTGCCCGGCACGCCCGGGTGGCGGTCGTCTTCGCCCAGCTCGAGGTCGGGGGCAGCTCCGAGGGCGTGCACGCGTTCGTGGTGCCGCTGCGCGACGCCCACGGCGCGTGTCTGCCCGGCATCCGCATCGAGGACGACGGGCTCAAGATGGGGCTCAACGGCGTCGACAACGGCCGGATCTGGTTCGACGACGTGCGCGTCCCGCGCGCCGCGCTGCTGAACCGGTTCGCCGACGTCACCCCCGAGGGCGTCTACGAGAGCGCGATCGAGAGCCCCGGGCGGCGGTTCTTCACGATGCTCGGGACCCTGATCCAAGGACGCGTCTGTGTCGGCGGCGCCGGCATCAACGCCGCCAAGGTGGCGCTCACGATCGCGGTCAAGCACGCGCTGCGGCGCCGGCAGTTCGAGGCCAGCAGCGACGGGCCGGAGGAGCTGCTGCTCGACTACGGGCTGCACCAGCGGCGGCTGCTGCCGCTCCTGGCGCGCACCTACGCGATGCACTTCGCCCAGGAGGTCGTCGCCGGGCAGCTGCACGACGTGACCTCGGGCCTGGTCACCGACGAGCACGTCAAGCGCGAGCTCGAGGCGCGCGCGGCCGGCACCAAGGCGCTCGGCACCTGGCACGCCACGCGCACCATCCAGGAGTGCCGCGAGGCCTGCGGCGGCGCGGGCTACCTCGCGATCAACCGGTTCGCCGCGCTGAAGGCCGACACCGACGTCTTCACCACCTTCGAGGGCGACAACCACGTGCTGCTCCAGCTGGTCGCCAAGGGGCTGCTGACCGACTACGCCAGCGAGTTCGAGGACATGGACCAGCTCGGCCTGGTGCGCTTCGTCGCGGGCCTGGCGGTCGAGACGGTCGTGGAGAAGACCCGCGTGCACCAGCTGCTCGAGCGGATCAAGGACGTGCTGCCCGGCGGTGACGAGTGGGACCAGGAGGCGGGCATCCTCGACTCCGACTACCAGCTGGCGATGTTCCGCTTCCGCGAGGAGCACATGATCAGCGGCGCCGCGCGTCGGCTCAAGCGCGGCATCGACGACGGCATGGCGCCGGGCGCGGTCTTCTCCCGGGTGCAGGACCACGTGATCGGCGCCGCCCGCGCCCACGTCGAGCGGCTGGTCCTCGAGGCGTTCGTCGACAAGGTGCGCGCGATGCCCGAGTGCGAGGAGAAGATCGCGATGGGGCTGCTGTGCGACCTGCACGCGCTGAGCGTGCTGGAGGCCGATCGGGCCTGGTTCATGGAGCACGGCCGGCTCTCGGTCGCCCGCTCCAAGGCGATCACCCGTGAGATCGGCAGCCTGTGCCGCCGGGTGCGCCCGCTGGCCGAGGACCTCGTCGACGCCTTCGCGATCCCTCCGGCGATGCTGCGCAGCCCCGACCTCGTGGGCTGA